The proteins below are encoded in one region of Labeo rohita strain BAU-BD-2019 chromosome 15, IGBB_LRoh.1.0, whole genome shotgun sequence:
- the hmgb1b gene encoding high mobility group protein B1b, with translation MGKDPRKPRGKMSSYAYFVQTCREEHKKKHPEATVNFSEFSKKCSERWKTMSAKEKGKFEDMAKQDKVRYEREMKNYIPPKGEKKRRFKDPNAPKRPPSAFFIFCGDYRPKIKGENPGLSIGDIAKKLGEMWNSSSAEVKQPYEKKAAKLKEKYDKDIALYRTKGIAGLSKKDGGEDDDEDENEEDEEEEEEDEEEDDE, from the exons ATGGGGAAAGATCCAAGGAAGCCCAGAGGAAAGATGTCCTCTTATGCCTACTTTGTGCAAACCTGCCGTGAAGAACACAAAAAGAAGCACCCTGAAGCCACTGTAAACTTCTCTGAATTCTCCAAGAAGTGTTCAGAGCGATGGAAG ACAATGTCTGCCAAAGAGAAGGGTAAGTTTGAGGATATGGCCAAGCAAGATAAAGTTCGCTATGAGAGAGAAATGAAGAACTACATCCCACCGAAGGGTGAGAAGAAGAGGCGATTTAAGGATCCCAACGCGCCCAAGAGACCACC GTCAGCGTTCTTCATTTTCTGTGGTGACTACCGTCCTAAGATTAAGGGGGAGAATCCAGGTCTGTCCATCGGAGACATTGCCAAAAAGCTTGGAGAAATGTGGAACAGCTCATCGGCTGAGGTGAAGCAGCCGTATGAGAAGAAAGCAGCGAAGCTTAAGGAGAAATACGACAAG GATATCGCTCTATACCGCACAAAGGGAATTGCAGGCTTGTCCAAAAAAGATGGTGGGGAGGATGATGATGAGGATGAAAATGAAgaagatgaggaggaggaggaagaagacgaggaggaggatgatgagTAG